The following proteins come from a genomic window of Acipenser ruthenus chromosome 44, fAciRut3.2 maternal haplotype, whole genome shotgun sequence:
- the LOC117398982 gene encoding G-protein coupled receptor 4-like yields MMNNISSDSCDNIDFSSDQTFLSVLYGLVFCIGLPANCLALYGLYRLVKTDNALPVYVINLLLSDLLQISTLPLWIDYYSHGHVWRYDRTACVFVCVISNISLYSSIFFLCCISLERYLAIAHPLWYRNLHPHKLAAVTCVGLWVVVTLVVLMDYHIGLGTVTDPQCSEHYPRKWSYAMFQLFLKIFTFPLPLFLLVFVHRRTRMSLADSLSVSAEEKERISRLLALVVIIFILVFGPHHLIVFVKCIGLIVLVENCGFEARIFLCYQISSGLLSLNSLLDPVLYIFVCRDVRKEMLESFPCFRNAIKLWRELRADQDGTSVSTSPSRV; encoded by the coding sequence GACAACATTGACTTCAGCTCTGACCAGACCTTTCTCTCTGTGCTCTACGGCTTAGTCTTCTGCATTGGACTGCCCGCCAACTGCCTGGCCCTCTACGGGCTGTATCGTCTGGTCAAGACTGACAACGCCCTTCCTGTCTACGTCATCAACCTGCTCTTATCAGACCTGCTGCAGATCAGCACGCTGCCTCTCTGGATTGACTACTACAGCCACGGGCACGTGTGGCGCTACGACAGGACAGCATGCGTCTTCGTCTGCGTCATCTCCAACATCAGTCTTTACAGTAGCATCTTTTTCCTGTGTTGCATCTCTCTGGAGAGATACCTGGCCATCGCCCACCCTCTGTGGTATAGAAACCTGCACCCCCACAAGCTGGCTGCTGTGACCTGTGTGGGTCTGTGGGTTGTTGTTACCTTGGTGGTCTTAATGGACTATCACATTGGTTTGGGAACCGTAACAGATCCCCAATGTTCAGAACATTACCCAAGGAAGTGGAGCTATGCAATGTTCCAGTTATTTCTCAAGATTTTCACCTTTCCTTTGCCGTTGTTCCTGCTAGTTTTTGTTCACAGAAGGACCCGGATGAGCCTTGCCGATTCCCTTTCAGTGAGTGCTGAAGAGAAGGAAAGGATCAGCCGCTTGCTAGCCCTAGTGGTGATCATATTTATCCTGGTCTTTGGTCCTCACCACCTCATTGTGTTTGTGAAATGCATTGGGCTAATTGTTCTTGTTGAGAACTGTGGATTTGAGGCGAGGATTTTTCTCTGTTACCAGATTTCATCGGGATTACTGAGCCTGAACAGCCTCCTGGATCCCGTCTTGTATATATTCGTTTGTAGAGATGTCAGGAAGGAGATGTTGGAGTCTTTTCCTTGCTTTCGGAATGCTATAAAGCTGTGGAGAGAACTCAGAGCTGATCAGGATGGAACGTCTGTGTCCACTTCCCCATCACGTGTGTGA